The following proteins come from a genomic window of Nostoc sp. ATCC 53789:
- a CDS encoding ScyD/ScyE family protein, whose amino-acid sequence MKLKSLTLTLLTVCIAAVSAPKSAEAASLTVVADGLSNPRGIGFDRSGNLYVTESGSGGDGKDGRCIPSPSAGFIPLCAGQNGSLLKIAQDGTKTSIISNLTSLALSPSGEQAAGPADIKFDSLGNAYLLTGLAGDPTNRDTVLKSPDLGKLYKVDLSTGGLTTLADFAAYETAFNPDGTDLISNPYAFAIKGDTAYMVDGGGNTIYSVGLDGSGINNVAAVPQKLIDRNKLEFPDLGPSVDPSALPITQQSVPTGIAIAPDGSLTVSEYTYFPYPEGEARIFSVDPNTLQSNVIADGFTQLTGVAYDPDGNLYALQHINSSEWKEIQQGGIITGDISGSLIKIATDGTRETIWSGDGLEAASGITYGPDGNLYIANRARLAGTGQVIKIDPRVTKVPEPTSAMGLIVAGALGATSMLKRKRSKELVKAETV is encoded by the coding sequence ATGAAACTCAAATCACTTACTCTTACACTTTTAACTGTTTGCATTGCTGCCGTTTCTGCACCAAAATCAGCCGAAGCTGCAAGCTTAACAGTAGTTGCCGATGGTCTTAGTAATCCCCGTGGAATCGGTTTTGATCGTAGTGGCAATCTTTATGTTACAGAAAGTGGTTCTGGCGGTGACGGAAAAGATGGAAGATGTATTCCATCACCTAGCGCCGGGTTTATTCCCTTATGTGCTGGTCAGAATGGCTCCCTGCTCAAAATTGCTCAGGATGGTACAAAAACAAGTATTATTTCAAATCTAACTTCTTTAGCATTATCGCCTTCTGGAGAACAAGCAGCCGGGCCTGCGGATATCAAATTTGATTCTCTCGGTAACGCTTATCTTTTAACAGGTCTTGCAGGCGATCCAACCAATCGTGATACCGTTTTAAAATCGCCTGACCTTGGTAAATTATACAAAGTAGACTTAAGTACTGGTGGGTTGACAACCCTTGCCGATTTTGCAGCTTATGAAACTGCATTTAATCCTGATGGCACTGATTTAATTTCCAACCCTTATGCCTTTGCAATTAAAGGTGACACTGCTTACATGGTTGATGGCGGTGGAAACACAATATATTCTGTAGGACTCGATGGCAGTGGTATTAATAATGTAGCCGCAGTTCCTCAGAAACTAATAGATAGAAATAAACTTGAATTTCCTGATCTTGGGCCGAGTGTAGATCCATCTGCGCTTCCAATAACCCAGCAATCAGTACCGACTGGAATTGCGATCGCTCCAGATGGCAGTTTAACAGTTAGTGAATACACTTATTTTCCTTATCCAGAAGGTGAAGCGCGGATCTTTAGCGTTGACCCCAACACCTTGCAATCAAATGTTATCGCCGATGGCTTTACACAGCTGACTGGCGTAGCTTATGACCCTGACGGCAATTTGTACGCCTTGCAACACATCAATAGTTCCGAATGGAAAGAAATTCAACAGGGCGGTATTATCACTGGTGATATTAGTGGTTCTTTGATCAAAATAGCCACCGATGGAACTCGTGAAACAATCTGGAGTGGTGATGGACTAGAAGCCGCTTCTGGTATCACTTATGGCCCTGATGGTAATTTGTATATTGCAAACCGAGCCAGACTTGCAGGCACAGGACAAGTTATCAAGATTGATCCGAGAGTAACCAAAGTCCCCGAACCTACCTCTGCAATGGGTCTGATAGTAGCTGGTGCTTTAGGTGCAACTTCAATGCTGAAGCGCAAACGCAGCAAAGAATTAGTGAAAGCAGAGACTGTCTAA
- a CDS encoding glycosyltransferase family 4 protein has protein sequence MQILIYSYNYHPEPIGIAPLMTELAEGLVKRGHQVRVITGMPNYPQRQIYDGYRGKLYVTEQKNGVKIQRSYLRIKSKPNLVDRLLLELSFVFTSLPQALKGERPDVILLTVPPLLVCLPATLIGWLYNCPVVLNVQDILPEAGVRVGLIKNKLMIKALEALEKFAYRTAHTISVIADGFVDNLKNKSVPANKVTCIPNWVNLNFIRPLPKENNSWRATHQLDGKFVVLYSGNIALTQGLETVIEAAARLRHLKEIIFVVAGESQALERLQKHCLACGADNVLLLPLEVREKLPQMLAAADVGLIVQKCNVISFNMPSKIPLLLASGRPIVGSVPALGTAAKAIRQSGGGVIVEPESADALAAAVLDLYHQPELAAQLGRKGRKFAVENYSFEQALDRYEELFADAIAKKATNLDILPEISSKESLVDI, from the coding sequence ATGCAAATTCTGATTTATTCATATAACTATCATCCAGAACCAATTGGTATTGCACCTTTGATGACTGAACTAGCAGAAGGGCTGGTGAAGCGAGGGCATCAAGTGCGGGTAATTACAGGTATGCCTAACTATCCTCAGCGCCAGATTTACGACGGTTATCGAGGTAAGTTATATGTTACTGAACAGAAAAATGGTGTCAAAATTCAGCGTAGTTACCTGCGGATTAAATCTAAACCCAACCTCGTAGACCGACTACTGCTAGAGTTGAGCTTTGTTTTTACAAGTTTGCCACAAGCCCTCAAGGGCGAGCGACCTGATGTAATTCTCTTAACAGTACCACCGCTACTAGTTTGTTTACCTGCAACTTTGATAGGTTGGCTATACAACTGCCCGGTAGTACTGAATGTGCAAGATATCCTTCCAGAAGCTGGTGTGCGTGTTGGTCTAATTAAGAATAAGTTGATGATTAAAGCTCTGGAAGCTTTAGAAAAATTTGCTTACCGAACTGCACATACCATTAGCGTGATAGCCGATGGCTTTGTAGATAATTTAAAAAATAAAAGTGTACCTGCTAATAAAGTTACCTGCATTCCCAATTGGGTAAATCTAAATTTTATCCGCCCTTTACCAAAGGAAAATAACTCTTGGAGAGCTACCCATCAACTCGATGGTAAATTTGTAGTGCTTTATTCAGGTAATATTGCTCTCACGCAAGGTTTGGAAACAGTAATAGAAGCAGCAGCCCGTTTACGTCATCTAAAAGAAATTATCTTTGTTGTAGCAGGCGAATCTCAAGCCCTTGAAAGATTGCAAAAACATTGTCTTGCTTGTGGTGCAGATAATGTTTTACTTTTACCATTGGAAGTGCGAGAAAAACTACCACAAATGTTAGCAGCCGCAGATGTGGGGTTGATTGTACAAAAGTGCAATGTGATTTCTTTCAATATGCCTTCTAAAATACCGCTGTTGTTAGCCAGTGGCCGCCCAATTGTGGGTTCGGTTCCCGCCCTTGGGACTGCTGCCAAAGCCATCAGACAAAGTGGTGGTGGAGTTATTGTTGAGCCTGAGTCAGCAGATGCTTTGGCTGCGGCGGTGCTAGATTTATATCATCAGCCAGAATTAGCAGCGCAATTAGGGCGTAAGGGAAGAAAGTTTGCGGTAGAGAACTATTCATTTGAGCAAGCGCTAGACCGATATGAAGAGTTATTTGCTGATGCGATCGCTAAAAAAGCAACAAACTTGGATATTTTACCAGAAATAAGTTCTAAAGAATCACTTGTTGATATTTGA
- the scyF gene encoding scytonemin biosynthesis PEP-CTERM protein ScyF (ScyF is a conserved protein in biosynthesis systems for the scytonemin, a Trp-derived cyanobacterial natural sunscreen, although it is not absolutely required.) translates to MGLVKNLSIGILGTGFIVLATVAQAKAVTLTYDRSIGSPGFGSGELFVPQGIAVDSQGNTLIANGRGVNPDGTPNYNLGNKIEKFSPSGQYIGAIGSGGTGPGQFDEPTTVDFNPVTGDLYAGDVYNNRINQFDSQGNFIRSFANGEFTPLVEGRLFFGPSGVTFDKTGNVYIGDFNGERILKFTSDGQQIGVIGGTLGTAPGQFQGVAGLRISPVSGNIFVADQYNNRVQVLDPNGNPLLAFGSAGSGPGQLLQPIGIEVDDQENVYVADSINSRVQVFDKNGNFLTSFGENARDASGNPVPPPALTGPPFGNPLDLTPGRFNWTGGTSYKDGKLYVGDFFQGRVQVLNVEDRKQVPEPGSALGLALLGLGAATVTLRKRGQQKPVFSLHKELQKQY, encoded by the coding sequence ATGGGATTAGTCAAAAATTTGTCAATCGGCATTCTCGGTACCGGATTCATAGTGTTGGCAACAGTAGCCCAAGCCAAGGCTGTAACATTAACTTACGACAGAAGTATTGGTAGCCCCGGCTTTGGCTCTGGAGAACTCTTTGTCCCTCAAGGGATAGCGGTGGATAGCCAAGGGAATACCCTCATAGCTAACGGACGCGGTGTTAACCCGGATGGTACTCCTAACTACAACCTCGGTAACAAAATTGAGAAATTTAGTCCAAGCGGTCAGTATATTGGAGCAATTGGCTCCGGCGGCACAGGGCCCGGGCAGTTTGACGAGCCAACAACTGTAGACTTTAATCCCGTAACAGGGGATTTGTATGCAGGTGATGTTTACAACAACCGCATCAATCAATTCGATTCTCAGGGTAACTTTATTAGATCCTTTGCAAATGGAGAATTTACCCCTCTCGTAGAGGGTAGGCTTTTCTTTGGGCCATCTGGTGTGACATTTGACAAAACTGGCAACGTGTACATCGGTGATTTTAATGGCGAAAGAATCCTTAAATTCACATCAGACGGACAACAAATTGGTGTCATTGGTGGTACTCTGGGCACTGCACCTGGGCAATTCCAAGGTGTAGCAGGTTTAAGAATTTCCCCAGTTAGTGGAAATATCTTTGTAGCTGACCAGTATAACAACCGCGTTCAAGTACTCGATCCAAATGGTAATCCTCTGTTGGCATTTGGTTCAGCAGGTAGCGGCCCTGGACAGCTTCTTCAGCCAATTGGCATCGAAGTAGACGACCAAGAGAATGTTTATGTAGCTGATTCTATCAATAGCCGCGTACAGGTGTTTGATAAAAACGGTAACTTCTTGACTTCCTTCGGTGAAAATGCCCGCGATGCATCAGGTAATCCAGTACCGCCTCCAGCATTAACTGGCCCTCCTTTTGGCAACCCCCTCGACCTCACTCCCGGCAGATTTAACTGGACGGGTGGCACAAGCTACAAAGATGGCAAGCTTTATGTGGGCGATTTCTTCCAAGGTCGTGTCCAAGTGCTAAACGTAGAAGACAGAAAGCAAGTACCTGAACCTGGTTCAGCATTAGGTTTAGCATTGCTTGGACTTGGGGCTGCTACCGTCACATTGCGGAAACGTGGACAACAAAAGCCAGTCTTCAGTTTACATAAAGAACTGCAAAAACAATACTGA
- a CDS encoding 3-dehydroquinate synthase has product MIVDIKQKNRLIHQRVSVTFNYEIYFTQNLFELKNPTLAQVISADEETKPKKIVAVVDAGILKYQPELVKQLVAYTKFYGEVLAIAAEPMIISGGEAAKNDRTLVEQIQQLIETAGLCRHSYVLAIGGGAILDLVGYAAATAHRGIRLIRVPTTVLAQNDSGVGVKNGINAFGKKNFLGTFAPPYAVINDSAFLTTLDDRDWRSGIAEAVKVALIKDAKFFDFIHSHSKALGRRDMDAMQQVIYRCAQLHLEHIANSGDPFEMGSSRPLDFGHWAAHKLEHLTNYRLRHGEAVAIGIALDSTYSYLAGLLDCSEWQRILDTLSALGFTLYVPELAQKLSQQEHPDCLFRGLTEFREHLGGELTLTLLKSIGKAIEVHDVNLLLYRQAISLLREF; this is encoded by the coding sequence ATGATAGTTGACATCAAGCAAAAAAATAGATTAATTCATCAACGTGTTTCGGTTACTTTTAACTATGAGATTTACTTCACCCAAAATTTATTTGAGTTGAAAAACCCGACGCTAGCGCAAGTAATTTCGGCAGATGAGGAGACAAAGCCGAAGAAAATAGTTGCGGTGGTAGACGCAGGAATATTAAAGTATCAACCGGAATTGGTGAAGCAATTAGTTGCGTATACCAAGTTTTATGGAGAGGTACTAGCGATCGCAGCCGAACCGATGATAATTTCGGGAGGAGAAGCTGCCAAAAACGATCGCACTCTAGTAGAGCAAATCCAGCAACTCATTGAAACAGCCGGATTATGTCGTCATTCTTATGTGTTAGCGATCGGGGGCGGGGCGATATTGGATTTGGTAGGATACGCTGCTGCAACTGCTCATCGGGGAATTCGCCTGATTCGGGTTCCGACAACGGTGTTAGCACAAAATGATTCCGGGGTTGGGGTAAAAAACGGCATCAACGCATTTGGTAAAAAGAACTTTCTCGGCACATTTGCACCACCTTATGCAGTTATAAATGACTCTGCGTTCTTGACAACCCTAGACGATCGCGATTGGCGTTCCGGGATTGCAGAAGCCGTGAAAGTGGCGCTAATTAAGGATGCTAAGTTTTTTGATTTTATCCACTCTCACAGCAAGGCCCTGGGGCGGCGAGATATGGATGCTATGCAACAGGTTATCTATCGTTGCGCCCAGTTGCACCTTGAACATATTGCCAATAGCGGCGATCCTTTTGAAATGGGTTCCTCTCGTCCCCTAGATTTTGGACATTGGGCGGCTCATAAACTGGAGCATTTGACAAATTATCGCTTGCGTCATGGCGAAGCTGTTGCGATCGGTATTGCTTTGGATAGCACTTATTCTTATTTAGCAGGATTGCTTGATTGTTCAGAATGGCAACGGATATTAGATACTTTATCAGCGTTAGGTTTCACGTTGTATGTGCCAGAACTGGCCCAGAAATTATCACAACAAGAACATCCTGATTGTTTGTTTCGAGGTTTAACTGAGTTCCGCGAACACTTGGGTGGAGAATTGACTTTAACGTTACTAAAAAGTATTGGCAAAGCAATTGAAGTTCATGATGTAAATTTGTTGTTGTATAGGCAAGCAATATCACTATTGCGGGAATTTTAG
- a CDS encoding anthranilate synthase — MIFNSRSYKTLGGVIVSRSITEVKMDTALEDVLFHLNSQRGGLLRSSYEYPGRYKRWAIGFVNPPLELTTQENVFNLIALNERGQVLLPLLLECLSNSLQLEKVTLDNNNIVGFVKATKKLFTEEERSKQPSAFTVVREILHTFSSQEDEHLGLYGAFGYDLVFQFEPITQRLERPTDQRDLVLYLPDELIVVDYYQQRAFRLQYDFQTAHGNTMNLPRTSESVDYRGKHLTPNQTADHKIGEYAKKVESALDYFRRGNLFEVVPSQNFFEGYEDEPSKLFETLKDINPSPYGFIFNLGGEYLIGASPEMFVRVEGKRVETCPISGTISRGLDALDDAVQIRHLLNSHKDEAELTMCTDVDRNDKSRICEPGSVQVIGRRQIELYSHLIHTVDHVEGILRSQFDALDAFLSHTWAVTVTGAPKKAAIDFIEQNERSARRWYGGAVGYLNFNGNLNTGLILRTIRLKDCIAEVRVGATVLYDSIPQAEEQETITKAAALFETIRRVKQSSHKIDESSSKKSAKILPCAATGKRILLIDYEDSFVHTLANYIRQTGASVTTLRHGFSESLFDTERPDLVVLSPGPGRPSDFRVPQTVGALLHRKIPIFGVCLGLQGIVEAFDGQLGVLNYPQHGKSSRIFVTDSDSVTFKNLPESFTVGRYHSLFALPQHLPQELKVTAISDDNVIMGIEHQTLPIAAVQFHPESIMTLAGEVGLEIIKNVVRAYTHIEESLVIGH, encoded by the coding sequence ATGATTTTTAATTCCCGTTCCTACAAAACCCTTGGCGGCGTAATTGTTTCTCGCTCCATCACCGAAGTGAAGATGGACACTGCTCTCGAAGATGTTCTGTTTCATTTAAATTCTCAGCGTGGCGGTTTGCTAAGAAGCAGCTATGAATATCCAGGCAGATATAAAAGATGGGCAATCGGATTTGTCAATCCACCATTAGAATTAACTACACAGGAAAATGTTTTTAATTTGATAGCGTTGAATGAACGCGGTCAGGTACTTCTACCATTGCTATTAGAGTGTTTATCCAACTCACTCCAACTGGAGAAAGTTACCCTAGACAATAATAATATTGTCGGCTTTGTTAAAGCTACCAAAAAATTATTCACTGAAGAAGAGCGCAGTAAGCAACCTTCAGCATTTACCGTTGTTCGGGAAATTTTACACACTTTCTCTAGCCAAGAAGATGAGCATTTAGGATTGTATGGGGCTTTTGGTTATGACTTAGTTTTTCAGTTTGAACCAATTACCCAACGTCTAGAACGTCCTACAGACCAACGCGATTTGGTACTTTATCTCCCTGATGAATTGATAGTGGTTGATTACTATCAGCAACGCGCATTTCGTCTGCAATATGATTTCCAAACAGCGCACGGCAACACGATGAACCTTCCTCGAACAAGTGAGTCTGTTGATTATCGCGGAAAACATCTTACCCCTAATCAAACTGCTGACCATAAAATAGGCGAGTATGCGAAAAAAGTTGAGTCTGCACTCGATTATTTTCGCCGAGGCAATTTATTTGAAGTTGTTCCTAGCCAAAACTTTTTTGAAGGTTATGAAGATGAACCCAGCAAACTATTTGAAACTTTAAAGGATATAAATCCTAGTCCTTATGGGTTTATTTTTAACTTAGGTGGAGAATATCTGATTGGTGCATCTCCAGAAATGTTTGTGCGAGTTGAAGGGAAGCGGGTAGAAACTTGTCCTATTAGTGGCACTATTAGCCGGGGACTAGATGCTCTTGACGATGCAGTGCAAATTCGTCATTTACTCAACTCGCACAAAGATGAGGCTGAGTTGACCATGTGTACTGATGTCGATCGCAATGACAAATCCCGAATCTGCGAACCTGGTTCAGTTCAAGTCATTGGTCGTCGCCAAATTGAATTATACAGCCATTTAATTCATACAGTAGATCATGTTGAGGGTATATTGCGATCGCAATTTGATGCTTTAGATGCCTTTCTTTCCCACACTTGGGCGGTTACAGTCACTGGCGCACCCAAAAAAGCCGCAATAGATTTTATTGAACAGAATGAACGTAGCGCCCGACGTTGGTATGGTGGAGCAGTCGGTTATTTAAATTTCAATGGGAATTTAAATACTGGCTTAATTCTGCGGACAATTCGATTAAAAGACTGCATCGCCGAAGTGCGAGTTGGGGCGACTGTCCTTTATGACTCTATACCCCAAGCAGAAGAACAAGAAACAATTACTAAAGCTGCTGCTTTATTTGAAACGATTCGCCGTGTTAAGCAAAGCAGTCACAAAATTGATGAATCCAGTTCTAAAAAATCAGCTAAAATTCTACCTTGTGCGGCAACTGGCAAACGCATCTTACTAATAGATTATGAAGACTCCTTTGTTCATACCCTAGCTAATTACATTCGCCAAACCGGTGCAAGTGTCACCACATTACGTCATGGTTTCTCAGAATCGCTATTCGATACAGAACGCCCTGACTTAGTTGTTTTATCTCCTGGCCCTGGTAGACCAAGTGATTTTCGGGTTCCCCAGACTGTCGGGGCGCTTCTTCATCGCAAAATTCCGATTTTTGGAGTTTGTTTAGGGCTGCAAGGCATCGTTGAAGCTTTTGATGGACAATTGGGAGTTCTCAACTATCCTCAACATGGGAAATCTTCACGGATTTTCGTTACTGATTCCGATTCCGTTACCTTCAAGAATTTACCAGAATCCTTTACCGTGGGTAGATATCACTCATTGTTTGCTCTCCCGCAACATTTACCCCAAGAACTGAAGGTGACAGCGATTTCTGATGACAACGTAATTATGGGTATTGAACATCAGACACTTCCCATCGCCGCCGTTCAGTTTCATCCAGAATCAATCATGACTTTAGCGGGAGAAGTCGGTCTGGAAATCATTAAAAATGTGGTGCGTGCATATACACATATCGAAGAGTCATTAGTCATTGGTCATTAG
- the tyrA gene encoding bifunctional chorismate mutase/prephenate dehydrogenase codes for MPLKSSYSDQLKKTDQSLIALLSDRISLLASEQPSLDEQLADVAPLLAQAGIPESVWADVVKSCHASLTPKSATNHVIPRQVTIIGGRGRMGRLFQEQLSVVGHNVSVLEHDNWEYADKLLSQADLVLVSVPIEHTVDVIKRAAKYLAPTTALCDITSIKIQPTQAMIEHHCGPVMGLHPMFGPNIKSFLGQKVVVCPGRNDDSFQWLLDFLKAKGGELIVCTPEEHDQMMVIIQATQHFCRFSLGVFLAQSRVEIEQSLTMSTPNYRQEIDIVKRLFSQNPNLCVDIMLATEERCNAISFLAKTYSRLARLVARKDREALIKEFENTQSFFEEKINSFLQPLNTTALQRDFKPQMHTNISI; via the coding sequence ATGCCTCTGAAATCCTCTTATTCAGATCAGCTTAAAAAAACTGACCAGAGCTTGATCGCCTTACTTAGCGATCGCATATCATTATTAGCATCAGAACAGCCTTCTTTAGATGAACAACTGGCTGATGTCGCTCCCCTACTCGCTCAAGCTGGTATTCCTGAGTCTGTTTGGGCGGATGTAGTAAAGAGTTGTCATGCCAGTCTTACCCCTAAATCTGCCACAAATCATGTCATTCCCCGACAAGTTACCATCATCGGTGGACGCGGCAGGATGGGAAGATTATTTCAAGAGCAACTTTCAGTAGTAGGTCACAATGTTAGTGTTCTTGAACATGATAATTGGGAATACGCAGATAAACTGTTAAGTCAGGCAGACTTAGTATTAGTAAGTGTTCCTATTGAACATACGGTTGATGTTATCAAGCGAGCAGCAAAATATCTTGCTCCAACTACAGCTTTGTGTGACATCACAAGTATTAAAATACAGCCTACTCAAGCAATGATTGAACACCATTGCGGCCCCGTTATGGGTTTACATCCAATGTTTGGGCCAAATATCAAATCGTTTTTGGGGCAAAAAGTAGTAGTGTGCCCAGGTCGAAATGATGATTCATTTCAATGGCTATTAGATTTCCTGAAAGCTAAAGGTGGTGAATTAATTGTTTGCACACCTGAAGAACACGATCAAATGATGGTGATTATTCAAGCCACGCAGCATTTCTGTAGATTTAGTCTTGGTGTTTTCTTAGCACAATCAAGAGTAGAGATAGAGCAGAGTTTAACAATGTCAACTCCTAACTATCGTCAAGAGATTGATATTGTAAAACGTTTATTTTCGCAAAATCCTAATTTATGCGTTGATATTATGCTAGCGACTGAAGAAAGGTGTAATGCTATTAGCTTTTTAGCTAAAACTTACAGCCGATTGGCTAGACTGGTGGCTAGGAAGGATAGAGAGGCATTAATTAAAGAGTTTGAAAATACTCAAAGTTTTTTTGAAGAGAAAATTAATAGTTTTCTCCAGCCTTTAAATACAACGGCTCTGCAACGAGATTTTAAACCCCAGATGCACACAAATATTAGCATTTGA
- the trpC gene encoding indole-3-glycerol phosphate synthase TrpC, with protein MTNQVTASRHILEEIVLHKRQEVAQMQQEFPLASLQQQLITAPSVRNFLAALQENPNQPSLIAEVKKASPSRGIIRADFDPVAIAQAYERGGAACLSVLTDHKFFQGSFDNLRRVRQKVALPLLCKEFIINPYQIYLARTAGADAVLLIAAILSDQELQNFLQVIHDLGMNALVEVHTLAELDRVLKLEDLHLVGINNRNLEDFTVDLGITQQLLAQRQQYLQSLDITVVSESGLYTPADLSLVAEAGVRAVLVGESLVKQSNVEQAVLSLLSLF; from the coding sequence ATGACTAACCAAGTTACCGCTTCCCGCCATATTCTTGAAGAGATTGTGTTGCATAAAAGGCAAGAAGTTGCACAGATGCAGCAAGAATTTCCTTTAGCTTCTTTGCAACAGCAGTTAATTACGGCTCCAAGTGTCCGAAATTTCTTAGCTGCTTTACAAGAAAATCCCAACCAACCTAGCTTAATTGCCGAGGTAAAAAAGGCATCACCCAGCCGTGGGATTATTCGGGCTGATTTTGATCCAGTTGCGATCGCTCAAGCTTATGAACGAGGTGGTGCAGCTTGTCTATCAGTCCTCACCGATCATAAGTTTTTTCAGGGCAGTTTTGACAATCTGCGGCGTGTGCGTCAAAAAGTTGCATTACCCCTACTGTGCAAAGAATTTATAATTAACCCCTATCAAATCTATCTAGCACGGACAGCAGGCGCAGATGCAGTTTTGTTAATTGCCGCTATTTTATCAGACCAAGAACTGCAAAACTTTCTGCAAGTGATTCATGATTTGGGCATGAATGCACTGGTAGAAGTCCATACTTTGGCTGAACTGGATAGAGTGCTTAAGCTTGAAGACTTACATTTAGTAGGAATCAACAATCGCAATCTAGAAGATTTTACGGTTGATTTAGGAATAACCCAGCAACTTTTAGCACAGCGTCAGCAATATTTGCAAAGTTTGGATATCACTGTTGTCAGTGAATCTGGACTGTATACACCTGCTGATTTATCTCTTGTTGCTGAAGCTGGTGTGCGTGCGGTTTTGGTTGGAGAATCTTTAGTTAAACAAAGCAATGTAGAACAAGCTGTGCTGAGTCTTTTAAGCCTTTTCTAG
- a CDS encoding DsbA family oxidoreductase, translating to MLIDIFHDTVCPWCRIGKKHLFDALAQWQEQEVNIRWHPFLLDDTVPAEGYEFSSFMQNRKGIKAPEMQQMFDYTQRAGEAAGVKLDFEKIRLAVNTKLAHQLIALAPTNIKNDVVEAIYRAYFEEGLNIGDINVIVAIGTAYQMDATELKLQLNDRDVVDTVVAESAFARLNGINSVPFFIMNNQVKVNGSHSVEVFLEALNSTALLDIPAKI from the coding sequence ATGCTGATAGATATCTTTCATGATACCGTTTGCCCTTGGTGCAGAATTGGGAAAAAACATCTATTTGATGCACTGGCACAATGGCAAGAACAAGAAGTAAATATCCGATGGCATCCCTTTCTTCTGGATGATACTGTTCCTGCTGAGGGGTACGAATTTAGTAGCTTTATGCAAAATAGAAAAGGCATTAAAGCGCCAGAAATGCAACAGATGTTTGATTATACGCAACGCGCAGGGGAGGCGGCTGGGGTTAAGCTAGATTTTGAAAAAATCCGTTTGGCTGTCAATACTAAGCTTGCTCACCAACTGATTGCATTAGCACCGACAAACATAAAAAATGATGTCGTTGAAGCTATTTATAGAGCTTACTTTGAAGAGGGTTTGAATATTGGAGATATTAACGTTATTGTTGCCATCGGTACAGCATACCAGATGGATGCTACCGAATTAAAGTTGCAATTAAACGATCGCGATGTCGTTGATACAGTTGTTGCTGAATCGGCATTTGCTCGCTTAAATGGCATCAACAGCGTGCCGTTTTTCATCATGAATAATCAAGTCAAGGTAAATGGTTCTCACTCGGTTGAGGTTTTCCTTGAAGCTTTGAATAGTACTGCACTTTTAGATATACCTGCAAAAATATGA